The Thermotoga sp. genome includes the window AGCAGATCCAAGCCAACCATATTTCCTACTTCATCTATCTCTTCTCTGACGGGATTTCCTTCAATTAATCCCATTTTTGCATAGGGAGATGTCAGCTTCGAATGATTACCCCTCACAGTTTCTTCCCCGCCTAATCCTATTGCAACACCCTTTGCTCCACCTGAAAACCCTGCAAATTGGTGCTCCTCTACTATGGAGACAACTATTTTTAAATCAGCTTCTGCAAAATATTTCATGATCCAAATTGGTGTGCTGAATGATGTCTTTCCTATGAAAGTCAGTGTCTCTTTTTTCCTTGCATCATGTATAAATACCCTAACTCTGCTCTTCTTGATGGGAACAAGTTCTTCTAGTTCTTTTTCTGTTGCTTTCCTATGAAGACCTGTTCCCACACATATTCGTATCTCTTTGGCTTCTTTTTTCAATAATGTTTCCACTAAAGGAGGAAGAATATATTTTGATACGTTTGGTCTAGTTTGATCAGGAATGGCAATGGAGACGGTTTTACCAGAGATTTCATATTCTTTCACAGCTTTTTCAATGCTTTCTTTTACTTCCAGCTCATCCATGCGAGGGAATCCCCCCCGCTGGCTTTCCAGAAGCCTGACTTTTGCAAAGTCTGGTATTTGCGGGAATATTTTTCCTTTTCCATAAGGAAGAGCAATTTCCACTTTCAAGCGCTCCTGTAAAGTTTTGTCAGCACAAATTCTTTATGGTTCAATATTTCCGCTCTTACCATACGACCATTGGCTGTTTCCACAACTCTTTGCCAGAGTTTGTCGGCTGCTTCGTCTATACTCATACCTTCCGTCAACACAGCAGAAACGTCAACATCTATGTGTTCAGACATGACCTGAGCTGTTTTTGGATTTGCTGTTATCTTCACGACAGGTATTATGGGATTTCCTATTGGGTTTCCTTGACCTGTTGGGAATAGGTGAATCACTGCACCATTGGCTGCAAAGAGTGTCACCGCTTCTGCAGCTGCTGAAGAAGTATTCATGAAGTAGAGTCCTTTTCCTGGTACTTCTTCTAGGAAATCCAAAGCACCATCTATCATGGCATTTCCTATCTTCTGTATGTTACCGAGAGCTTTTTCTTCG containing:
- the larA gene encoding nickel-dependent lactate racemase, translating into MEIALPYGKGKIFPQIPDFAKVRLLESQRGGFPRMDELEVKESIEKAVKEYEISGKTVSIAIPDQTRPNVSKYILPPLVETLLKKEAKEIRICVGTGLHRKATEKELEELVPIKKSRVRVFIHDARKKETLTFIGKTSFSTPIWIMKYFAEADLKIVVSIVEEHQFAGFSGGAKGVAIGLGGEETVRGNHSKLTSPYAKMGLIEGNPVREEIDEVGNMVGLDLLINTVLNENKEIIKLFVGSHPSSHREACQFVKESSGVPVRDLYDIVIVSPGGYPRDIDLYQSQKALAVAQEFCKPGGKIILLAECSQGFGDEGNYVQILEKAPSPVFVLDNFDFSNFQVGPHKAFLLARTLSKHEVFIISSLPKETLRRMF